In Streptomyces hawaiiensis, one genomic interval encodes:
- a CDS encoding TnsA-like heteromeric transposase endonuclease subunit: MSFRLEDCGPVRPFPLRSGRRFAPGWWWSATTGRLVHYGSGVMRAQVMLLDRDPSVTAMACRPVELSWRGSEGSGVSHVPHLMARFSDGGGLLLDCAGRGEISPRLAHRADVMAAAARAVGWQYRVASPPEPVVAANLGWLSGYRHPRYRDTALLEEAVQVFARPRPLIEGARDLGDTIRVLPALFHALWTGSLSAPLNEPLHERVTVTAGPGEGASA; this comes from the coding sequence GTGTCGTTTCGTCTGGAGGACTGCGGTCCGGTACGTCCGTTTCCCCTGCGGTCTGGCCGTCGTTTCGCGCCGGGCTGGTGGTGGTCGGCTACCACCGGGCGGCTGGTGCACTACGGGTCGGGTGTCATGCGCGCCCAGGTGATGCTGCTGGACCGTGATCCTTCGGTCACGGCGATGGCATGCCGCCCTGTGGAGCTGTCCTGGCGGGGATCTGAGGGGTCCGGGGTGTCGCATGTGCCGCATCTGATGGCGCGGTTCAGCGACGGCGGCGGTCTGCTGCTCGACTGTGCCGGACGAGGGGAGATCTCTCCCCGGCTCGCACACCGTGCTGACGTCATGGCAGCGGCGGCACGTGCGGTGGGATGGCAGTACCGGGTCGCCTCGCCTCCCGAACCGGTTGTCGCCGCCAACCTGGGCTGGCTGTCGGGATACCGGCACCCTCGCTACCGGGACACCGCGCTCTTGGAAGAGGCGGTGCAGGTCTTTGCCCGTCCTCGGCCGCTGATCGAAGGGGCACGTGACCTCGGGGACACCATCAGGGTTCTCCCGGCCCTCTTCCATGCCCTATGGACCGGGTCGCTGTCAGCCCCGCTGAACGAGCCCTTGCATGAACGGGTGACCGTGACAGCAGGCCCGGGCGAGGGGGCGTCTGCGTGA
- a CDS encoding IS5 family transposase (programmed frameshift), producing the protein MWNTIQPLLPVRDLRKGGGIRKYGDRLVLDSIFYVLRSGCQWRMLPHDLMPFDAAHRWFTKWREDGTWDRVHDELRRQVRVEAGRDPEPSAAVIDAQSIKTSEGGEARGFDAGKRTTGRKRHAIVDTMGLLLVVAVTSASVQDRAGGRTVLARLAAGFRTVGLVWADGGYANSVDSTLLSWARDALNIVVEIVKRTDDVKGFKILPRRWVVERTFGWLVRNRRLARDYERLTATSEAMIKVAMIRLMLVRLAGQSARWSHEPHRKTARTETVENLIAA; encoded by the exons ATGTGGA ATACCATCCAGCCGCTCCTTCCCGTGCGTGACCTGCGAAAAGGTGGCGGGATACGCAAGTACGGCGACCGGCTGGTCCTCGACTCGATCTTCTACGTCCTGCGGTCGGGCTGCCAGTGGCGGATGCTCCCGCACGACCTGATGCCCTTCGACGCCGCCCACCGCTGGTTCACCAAGTGGCGCGAGGACGGCACCTGGGACCGCGTCCACGACGAGCTCCGCCGCCAGGTACGCGTCGAGGCCGGGCGCGACCCCGAACCCTCGGCCGCCGTGATCGACGCCCAGTCGATCAAGACCAGCGAGGGCGGCGAGGCCCGCGGATTCGACGCCGGCAAGCGAACGACGGGTCGCAAGCGACACGCGATCGTGGACACGATGGGACTCCTCCTGGTTGTCGCGGTCACCTCCGCCTCCGTGCAGGACCGGGCCGGAGGCCGCACTGTCCTGGCGCGGCTCGCCGCCGGCTTCCGCACGGTCGGCCTGGTGTGGGCCGACGGCGGATACGCCAACTCCGTTGATTCCACGCTGCTTTCATGGGCCCGCGACGCGCTGAATATCGTCGTGGAGATCGTGAAGCGGACCGACGACGTCAAGGGTTTCAAGATCCTGCCCCGCCGTTGGGTGGTAGAGCGGACCTTCGGGTGGCTGGTCCGCAACCGCCGCCTGGCCCGCGACTACGAACGGCTGACCGCCACCTCCGAGGCCATGATTAAGGTGGCGATGATCCGCCTGATGCTCGTCCGACTCGCCGGGCAGTCAGCACGCTGGAGCCATGAACCCCATCGCAAGACCGCGCGAACCGAGACCGTCGAGAACCTCATCGCAGCGTAA
- a CDS encoding DUF3732 domain-containing protein, protein MGYHLVAHLALHTYLLKHQRPVPHFIMFDQPTQAFFPEEVHDVGALTDADWEAVRSYFSLMRDVVNRNGQGLQIIVCDHVNLRDEWFRDAVIENWRQGKALIPTDWIIEA, encoded by the coding sequence ATCGGGTACCACCTGGTCGCGCACCTGGCCCTGCACACCTACCTGCTCAAACACCAGCGGCCCGTCCCGCACTTCATCATGTTCGACCAGCCCACCCAGGCCTTCTTCCCCGAAGAGGTCCATGACGTGGGCGCCCTCACCGACGCCGACTGGGAAGCAGTCCGCAGCTACTTCTCCCTCATGCGAGACGTCGTCAACCGCAACGGCCAGGGACTGCAGATCATCGTCTGCGATCACGTGAACTTGCGAGATGAATGGTTCCGCGACGCCGTCATCGAGAACTGGCGCCAAGGCAAAGCCCTGATCCCCACGGACTGGATCATCGAGGCATAA
- a CDS encoding MFS transporter — translation MTHHASPTTNAGNLRAWLGLLVVLGPVLLVSMDGSILFLAMPRVSQALSPSADQALWTLDIYGFAVGSLLIAFGNIGDRYGRLRLLMIGAIFFGLGSAAAAFAPTPELLIAARAVMGIAGATLLPSALAVLSELFTDPKRRAQAIGIFAAAFAAGFAIGPVIGGVLLERFWWGSVFLINLPVIVGFLCFAPVLLGEVRATQPGRIDTASVVTSAVGLLLAIYGIKHAAAQGLTVTAVATVLAGIAVLAWFGLRQRQLEHPLIDFSLFRDRIFTVAVITGLLPLAAWSAAAYLAGIYLQSVLDVPVLQAALWALPGAGVLTTTCIVTPLVVDRVGKRAALLVCHFSIAAGLLLLLPTTITGGIGWYVASTAVAGLGYGISFAVVADTAVAAVPPERAGSAGAIAETSNEIGNALGIALLGSLAALLFRLQGPDLAPTLDETLQLPELTAAIVTDAKSAFLTGLHVAAAAASVLHLILGLVALRWLPRPAKVTAAENETAETR, via the coding sequence ATGACTCACCACGCCTCACCCACGACCAACGCCGGTAACCTCCGGGCCTGGCTCGGTCTGCTCGTCGTCCTCGGCCCCGTGCTGCTGGTCTCGATGGACGGATCCATCCTGTTCCTCGCGATGCCCCGGGTCAGTCAGGCGCTGAGCCCCAGTGCCGACCAAGCACTGTGGACCCTGGACATCTACGGCTTCGCCGTAGGGTCACTGCTCATCGCGTTCGGGAACATCGGCGACCGCTACGGACGCCTCAGGCTCCTCATGATCGGCGCGATTTTCTTCGGCCTCGGCTCTGCTGCCGCTGCCTTCGCCCCCACACCGGAACTGCTCATCGCCGCCCGCGCGGTCATGGGGATCGCCGGCGCGACCCTGCTTCCCTCCGCGCTGGCGGTTCTGAGCGAACTGTTCACCGACCCCAAGCGACGCGCACAGGCCATCGGCATCTTCGCCGCAGCATTCGCTGCCGGCTTCGCGATCGGACCGGTCATCGGCGGCGTGCTGCTGGAACGCTTCTGGTGGGGATCGGTGTTCTTGATCAACCTCCCCGTCATCGTCGGCTTCCTCTGCTTCGCACCGGTGCTGCTCGGCGAGGTCCGGGCGACCCAGCCTGGGCGGATCGACACCGCCAGCGTCGTGACCTCCGCCGTCGGGCTCCTGCTGGCGATCTACGGCATCAAGCACGCGGCCGCCCAAGGCCTGACAGTTACCGCCGTGGCCACCGTGCTCGCGGGCATTGCCGTGCTGGCGTGGTTCGGTCTACGGCAACGGCAACTGGAGCACCCGCTCATCGACTTCTCACTCTTCCGCGACCGGATCTTCACCGTCGCCGTCATCACCGGTCTGCTGCCGCTCGCAGCATGGTCAGCTGCCGCGTACCTGGCCGGGATCTACCTGCAGTCTGTCCTCGACGTCCCCGTCTTGCAGGCCGCGCTCTGGGCGCTGCCTGGAGCCGGCGTACTCACCACCACCTGCATCGTGACCCCGCTGGTCGTCGACCGCGTCGGCAAGCGCGCCGCGCTGCTCGTGTGCCACTTCTCCATCGCCGCCGGTTTGCTCCTGCTGCTGCCCACCACCATCACAGGCGGAATCGGCTGGTACGTCGCATCCACCGCGGTCGCGGGCCTCGGCTATGGCATTTCCTTCGCTGTCGTCGCCGACACCGCCGTTGCCGCAGTCCCTCCCGAGCGCGCCGGATCCGCAGGTGCGATCGCGGAGACCAGCAACGAGATCGGCAATGCTCTCGGCATCGCGTTGCTCGGTTCGCTGGCAGCTCTGCTGTTCCGCCTCCAAGGCCCCGACCTCGCCCCAACCCTCGACGAGACACTCCAGCTGCCTGAACTGACAGCGGCGATCGTGACCGACGCCAAGTCGGCCTTCCTCACCGGACTGCACGTCGCCGCGGCGGCAGCCAGCGTCCTGCATCTCATCCTCGGCCTCGTCGCGCTCCGCTGGCTGCCCCGGCCGGCCAAAGTCACCGCGGCTGAGAATGAGACGGCCGAGACCCGATGA
- a CDS encoding helicase associated domain-containing protein, translated as MTDAPADSTLHDGARAAAYAPPTTRDGWQQFVATPPLHPRQQHLLADLGLTAEGARAARPRRIPQAAAFAAGLAHARAWAQQHGNLAVPEPARHDGYRLGTWLRTQRRRASRGKLPADRIKALEAIDPHWNPAGGLRWRQAYLTACTHTTGRSPATTADFNALPADTAKWLFTQCSSYDNLQPEQQQQLAGIGLTSERARALAPPPKPPQPTRPARPRLKNPPSAVAAGLPYARSWAAQHGNLSSAGYRTEHDGFPLGWWLYKQRRAAGAHVKRTGRPWPHNPPLTALDPWWNPPWRATWNHSWHQAHTCYSTGMPFPNQTTKWIRTQQRTWDQLHPHQQHLMGTIGIHGPTPLHRYNSHPANLTDQPTELINTHETNPEQQTRSSQAHPAGARKQRPPPRQHTPHRQTQPTN; from the coding sequence GTGACAGACGCCCCTGCCGACAGCACCCTTCACGACGGAGCGAGGGCTGCGGCGTACGCACCGCCGACCACGCGGGACGGCTGGCAGCAGTTCGTCGCCACTCCCCCGCTCCACCCCCGCCAGCAGCACCTCCTCGCAGACCTGGGCCTCACCGCCGAAGGCGCCCGTGCCGCCCGGCCCCGCCGCATCCCCCAAGCCGCAGCCTTCGCGGCCGGTCTCGCCCACGCCCGCGCCTGGGCCCAGCAACACGGCAACCTCGCCGTCCCCGAACCCGCCCGCCACGACGGCTACCGCCTCGGCACCTGGCTGCGCACGCAACGTCGCCGCGCCAGCCGAGGAAAACTGCCCGCCGACCGCATCAAAGCCCTGGAAGCCATCGATCCCCACTGGAACCCGGCGGGAGGACTGCGCTGGCGCCAGGCCTACCTCACCGCCTGCACGCATACCACCGGCCGATCCCCGGCCACCACGGCCGATTTCAACGCGCTCCCAGCCGACACAGCGAAATGGCTGTTCACCCAGTGCTCCAGCTACGACAACCTCCAACCCGAGCAGCAACAGCAGCTCGCCGGCATCGGCCTCACCAGCGAACGGGCCCGCGCGCTGGCGCCACCACCGAAACCTCCCCAACCAACCCGCCCAGCCCGCCCACGGCTGAAGAACCCGCCCTCGGCCGTCGCCGCCGGCCTGCCGTACGCCCGGTCGTGGGCCGCCCAACACGGCAACCTCTCCTCAGCCGGCTACCGCACCGAACACGACGGCTTCCCCCTGGGATGGTGGCTGTACAAACAACGCCGAGCCGCCGGGGCCCACGTGAAACGCACCGGCCGGCCCTGGCCCCACAACCCGCCACTCACCGCGCTCGACCCGTGGTGGAACCCACCCTGGCGCGCCACCTGGAACCACAGCTGGCACCAAGCCCACACCTGCTACAGCACCGGCATGCCCTTCCCCAACCAGACCACCAAATGGATCCGCACCCAACAACGCACCTGGGACCAGCTCCACCCCCACCAACAACACCTGATGGGCACCATCGGCATCCACGGCCCCACACCCCTGCACCGCTACAACAGCCACCCAGCGAACCTGACCGACCAGCCAACAGAACTGATCAACACCCACGAAACCAACCCAGAGCAGCAAACCCGCAGTTCACAGGCCCACCCAGCCGGGGCCCGCAAGCAACGCCCGCCACCTCGCCAGCACACACCACACCGCCAGACCCAACCAACCAACTGA
- a CDS encoding RNA polymerase sigma factor: MTEEAYSPAFDSDPNNRFTTLRRPLMSAAMAKSSDRNFAEDAVQITMEKVFKRFPDLGLISDSRLVQYSRKVLSHVIVDEFRNNKKLPIIPVPPEVLPEGTSSIGIPESVLVAELRAEIYKFITELPNAQRKVVDLAIVRELPLEEVAEEMDVEVDTVRRYLGAARRRLEKAMVASSEEVSA, encoded by the coding sequence GTGACCGAAGAAGCGTACTCGCCCGCTTTTGATAGTGATCCGAACAACAGGTTCACGACTCTGAGACGTCCTCTCATGTCGGCAGCCATGGCGAAATCATCTGACCGGAACTTCGCTGAAGATGCGGTTCAGATCACCATGGAAAAAGTATTCAAACGATTTCCGGACCTGGGTCTCATCAGTGACAGTCGACTAGTTCAGTACAGTCGTAAGGTCCTGTCTCACGTAATCGTTGACGAATTCAGGAATAACAAGAAGCTCCCCATTATCCCGGTTCCCCCGGAGGTTCTCCCTGAGGGGACTTCATCAATCGGAATTCCGGAGTCAGTTCTCGTTGCTGAACTCCGAGCCGAGATTTACAAGTTCATCACCGAGTTGCCCAATGCTCAACGGAAGGTTGTTGACCTCGCTATTGTGAGAGAACTTCCGTTGGAGGAAGTGGCAGAGGAGATGGACGTCGAAGTGGACACCGTCCGGAGGTATCTCGGGGCGGCCCGTCGACGGTTGGAGAAGGCAATGGTTGCGTCATCCGAGGAGGTGTCAGCATGA
- a CDS encoding ATP-binding protein → MLERQQAGELATWHVRAVAETVGVSERTVWRWLEQAKTTGQVEAPVRQGYAVSDEVWALLGEVGGNVAELRRRLAAASGGASVPSASTLHRVIRRDRRAGRALLVEREPEVAGPRRPDPLSELGLNVVAGQDTCGQVFLREQKHLAQVPVLVPGAQVVHTSAVRSVLRTVAHAAAVGAVVCLYGDAGQGKTVALQYALSQLPHPARVRRVHVGVHPTVPELRRVLADALELGRRLPRGAGEADLTLVNALRQPRVLVLDEAQRLPGPACGLEGYV, encoded by the coding sequence TTGCTGGAGCGGCAGCAGGCGGGGGAGCTGGCCACGTGGCATGTGCGTGCGGTCGCTGAGACGGTGGGGGTTTCCGAGCGTACGGTGTGGCGCTGGCTTGAGCAGGCCAAGACGACCGGGCAGGTAGAGGCGCCGGTCCGGCAGGGGTATGCGGTGTCGGACGAGGTGTGGGCGCTGCTGGGCGAGGTCGGAGGGAATGTCGCTGAGCTCAGGCGCCGGCTGGCCGCTGCCAGCGGCGGGGCCTCGGTGCCGTCGGCGTCGACACTGCACCGGGTGATCCGCAGGGACCGCCGGGCGGGCCGGGCTTTGCTGGTCGAGCGGGAGCCTGAGGTGGCCGGGCCACGCAGGCCCGATCCGCTCAGCGAGCTGGGCCTGAACGTCGTGGCCGGCCAAGACACATGCGGGCAGGTTTTTCTGCGCGAGCAAAAGCACCTGGCGCAGGTCCCGGTCCTGGTACCGGGCGCGCAGGTGGTGCACACGTCCGCTGTGCGGTCAGTGCTGCGGACGGTCGCGCACGCGGCCGCGGTGGGGGCGGTGGTGTGTCTGTACGGCGACGCCGGCCAGGGCAAGACCGTCGCGCTGCAGTACGCCTTGTCCCAACTGCCGCACCCGGCCCGGGTCCGCCGGGTCCACGTCGGTGTGCACCCGACGGTTCCCGAACTGCGTCGGGTGCTCGCGGACGCCCTGGAGCTGGGTAGGCGTCTGCCGCGCGGGGCGGGGGAGGCCGACCTGACGCTGGTGAACGCGCTACGACAGCCTCGTGTGCTGGTGCTGGACGAGGCACAGCGCCTTCCGGGGCCGGCGTGTGGATTGGAGGGGTATGTGTAA
- a CDS encoding transposase: MLEGARARLVDSDNSPATVLVSYLFAAPDFELVGAARPQVPPFGLLEELPVQARERAEAWERHVCEVETGLPVPGQGGVPRAEFDPAQRTVAEREEAKAAELTVAGQQTSAVTVRRMRARYREKGLWGLVDQRTARRRSVVGRADERVVAAITQVLEAQRERSSGTLSRLRRMVGWVLEETHGPGAVEVPPVTTFNRLVHALADGHGLLGSAAQQRRRTSRPAPPFTPTVALRPGELVMLDSTPLDVLVVLAEGVTGSVELSIALDVATRSICAAVVRPVGTRSVDAAVLLAQMVTPMRMRPGWETALAMSRSVIPYERLVSLDARLEGAAARPVIMPETVVVDQGAVFVSHSFIAACESLGVSVQPAPPANGPAKGHVERTFRTIGDRFSQYVAGYSGSDVTRRGTRVEDEACWTLAQVQDLLDEWLVTDWQHRPHASLRHPLAPKLALSPNEMWGALVGVTGYIPVPLSADDYIELMPIKRVAINDYGIRFDYRTYDHKVLNPHRSNRSGAPDGRWEVHHNPYDPHQIWVRLPTGWEEVPWIHRGCVSLPFTDFTWQHVRAAVERRGDRVEHERQLAQALDRLLRRASNGAGTRREQTVAARASAAASLARPAVPQAAPDPVAAPTLSYGLVGAFTPLEEEDQQGETGFEDGWDEDDDLPGPADVDEPAGDEQPDSSAKVPRPSRIYDAYQEAAQW, encoded by the coding sequence ATGCTCGAAGGGGCCCGTGCCAGGTTGGTCGACTCGGACAACTCCCCGGCGACGGTGCTAGTGAGCTATCTGTTCGCCGCTCCTGACTTCGAACTCGTCGGAGCGGCCCGCCCTCAGGTGCCTCCGTTCGGGCTCCTGGAGGAACTGCCTGTGCAGGCACGTGAGCGTGCTGAGGCCTGGGAGCGGCACGTGTGCGAGGTGGAGACCGGCCTTCCGGTGCCGGGGCAGGGCGGTGTGCCGCGGGCGGAGTTCGATCCGGCGCAGCGGACTGTGGCGGAACGGGAGGAGGCCAAGGCAGCGGAGTTGACCGTGGCGGGGCAGCAGACGAGTGCGGTGACCGTGCGGCGGATGCGGGCCCGTTACCGCGAGAAGGGGCTGTGGGGGCTGGTCGACCAGCGCACGGCGCGTAGGCGTTCTGTGGTGGGACGGGCCGATGAGCGTGTGGTCGCTGCGATCACTCAGGTGCTGGAGGCGCAGCGGGAACGCTCCAGTGGCACGCTGAGCCGGCTGCGGCGCATGGTCGGGTGGGTTCTGGAGGAAACCCATGGTCCCGGCGCGGTGGAGGTGCCGCCGGTGACGACGTTCAACCGGCTGGTGCACGCGCTCGCCGACGGCCACGGGCTGCTGGGGTCGGCGGCACAGCAGCGGCGGCGCACGTCGCGGCCGGCCCCTCCCTTCACCCCGACCGTGGCGCTGCGGCCGGGTGAGCTGGTGATGCTGGACAGTACGCCGCTGGATGTGCTGGTGGTGCTCGCCGAGGGGGTGACGGGGTCGGTCGAGTTATCGATCGCGTTGGACGTGGCAACGCGCAGTATCTGTGCCGCGGTGGTGCGTCCGGTGGGCACAAGATCGGTGGACGCGGCGGTGCTGCTGGCGCAGATGGTCACGCCCATGCGGATGCGCCCGGGGTGGGAGACGGCGCTGGCGATGTCCCGGTCAGTCATCCCCTATGAGCGGCTGGTGTCGTTGGATGCGCGGCTGGAAGGGGCAGCGGCCCGGCCGGTGATCATGCCGGAGACGGTGGTGGTCGATCAAGGTGCGGTGTTCGTCTCCCATTCCTTCATTGCCGCGTGCGAGAGCCTGGGGGTGTCCGTTCAGCCCGCGCCGCCGGCCAACGGCCCGGCCAAGGGCCATGTCGAGCGGACGTTCCGCACCATCGGGGACCGGTTCTCCCAGTACGTGGCCGGCTACAGCGGCTCGGATGTCACCCGGCGCGGCACGCGCGTTGAGGACGAGGCGTGCTGGACGCTTGCGCAGGTGCAGGACCTGCTGGATGAGTGGCTGGTCACCGACTGGCAGCACCGCCCGCACGCCTCGCTGCGCCATCCGCTGGCACCGAAGCTCGCCCTGTCGCCGAACGAGATGTGGGGCGCGCTCGTGGGAGTCACCGGCTATATCCCGGTGCCGCTGAGCGCGGACGACTACATCGAGCTCATGCCCATCAAGCGGGTGGCCATCAACGACTACGGCATCCGCTTCGACTACCGCACCTACGACCACAAGGTCCTCAATCCGCACCGCAGCAACCGGTCGGGCGCGCCGGACGGCAGATGGGAGGTGCACCACAACCCCTACGACCCCCATCAGATCTGGGTGCGGCTGCCCACCGGGTGGGAAGAGGTGCCGTGGATCCACCGCGGCTGTGTCAGCCTGCCCTTCACCGACTTCACCTGGCAGCACGTCCGTGCCGCAGTCGAGCGCCGCGGCGACCGCGTCGAGCACGAGCGGCAGCTCGCCCAGGCCCTGGACCGCCTCCTGCGGCGTGCGAGCAACGGTGCCGGGACCCGCCGCGAGCAGACGGTGGCGGCGCGCGCCAGCGCAGCAGCGTCCCTGGCCCGACCGGCCGTGCCGCAGGCGGCCCCGGACCCCGTGGCGGCTCCGACCCTCTCCTACGGCCTGGTGGGTGCCTTCACACCGCTGGAAGAAGAGGATCAGCAAGGGGAGACAGGGTTCGAGGACGGCTGGGACGAGGACGACGACCTGCCCGGCCCCGCTGACGTCGATGAGCCTGCCGGAGACGAACAGCCGGACTCCTCAGCCAAAGTTCCGCGTCCCTCTCGGATCTATGACGCCTACCAGGAAGCAGCACAGTGGTGA
- a CDS encoding DUF262 domain-containing protein, with protein sequence MGSDEIRSQGFCLKELFREVTYEIDYYQRDYTWGEDEIRTLLRDLCGSFRNWSTDPAYLRRPHTAPQYFLGPFVYYEPSKNRRYLVDGQQRFVTLHLLFLQLRLSAQERGDARAVDRLNRVITIDGEHFALGITDHEPVLRAVAEARKYETGVGDSLSRRNLWARSQQIESQLAEELDAENLPRFTEWLLDRVVLVGIRAASSDHGYRMFETMNDRGARLTAVDLLKSHLLSHVGANEDHLNTQWHEMLRELATDREDPPPLPASSKPSLWPAAHVRAGKTTAGRSTATSMCGSATTPLTWDWYPNVPVTFCTSCRTC encoded by the coding sequence ATGGGTTCGGACGAGATCAGGTCCCAGGGCTTCTGCCTGAAGGAACTGTTCCGTGAAGTGACCTATGAGATCGACTATTACCAGCGTGACTACACCTGGGGCGAGGACGAAATCCGCACCCTGCTGCGGGATCTGTGTGGATCGTTCAGGAACTGGTCGACGGATCCGGCGTACCTGCGCCGGCCGCACACCGCACCGCAGTACTTCCTGGGGCCGTTCGTCTACTACGAGCCGTCGAAGAACCGGCGCTATCTCGTCGACGGGCAGCAGCGGTTCGTCACGCTGCATCTGCTCTTCCTGCAGCTGCGGCTTTCGGCGCAGGAGCGTGGGGACGCCAGGGCGGTCGACCGGCTCAACCGGGTGATCACGATCGACGGAGAACATTTCGCGCTCGGCATCACCGATCACGAGCCCGTCTTGAGGGCGGTCGCTGAGGCCCGCAAGTACGAAACGGGCGTGGGGGACTCCCTCTCCCGTCGCAACTTGTGGGCACGTAGCCAGCAGATCGAATCCCAGCTCGCGGAAGAGCTCGATGCGGAGAACCTCCCCCGGTTCACCGAGTGGCTGCTGGACCGGGTGGTCCTGGTCGGAATCCGGGCGGCCAGCTCCGATCATGGCTACCGGATGTTCGAGACGATGAACGACCGTGGCGCCCGCCTCACCGCCGTGGACCTTCTGAAGAGCCACTTGCTCTCCCACGTCGGAGCGAACGAAGACCACCTCAACACCCAATGGCACGAGATGCTGCGGGAACTGGCCACTGACCGGGAGGACCCACCGCCGCTTCCCGCTTCATCAAAGCCTTCCTTATGGCCCGCTGCGCACGTGAGGGCCGGGAAGACGACCGCCGGCAGATCGACAGCAACCTCAATGTGTGGGTCCGCCACAACGCCGCTTACCTGGGACTGGTACCCGAACGTCCCAGTAACTTTCTGCACTTCGTGCAGGACCTGCTGA
- a CDS encoding site-specific integrase — protein sequence MGERFLRLIAGGLATSASDVDQARDEWAFQARCTEAFVSTWVVRGFADTTISCYTSLLERVLDHFDRPVWQIEPADVDAMLRQLLLAGRAAGTRRQYLQMLRTFHGFVRDRYATEIRALYGMAVGDPLDRFNRLRHVWDDTPRRLPPTAERLTAFFAFARARLAAASDYPAAARDYALLRTLYHCAPRVSVFYVITR from the coding sequence GTGGGGGAGCGGTTTCTCCGGCTGATCGCGGGCGGGCTTGCCACCTCGGCATCCGATGTCGACCAGGCGCGGGATGAGTGGGCTTTCCAGGCCCGTTGTACAGAGGCGTTTGTCTCGACGTGGGTGGTACGGGGTTTCGCCGACACGACGATCAGTTGCTACACGTCCCTGCTGGAACGGGTGCTGGACCACTTCGACCGGCCGGTGTGGCAGATCGAGCCCGCCGACGTGGACGCCATGCTCCGCCAACTGCTGCTGGCGGGCCGGGCCGCGGGGACCAGGCGCCAGTATCTGCAGATGCTTCGTACGTTCCACGGCTTCGTCCGGGACCGCTACGCCACCGAGATCCGCGCCCTGTACGGCATGGCGGTGGGCGACCCGCTGGACCGGTTCAACCGCTTGCGGCATGTCTGGGACGACACCCCTCGTCGGCTGCCGCCCACGGCTGAGCGCCTGACGGCGTTCTTCGCCTTCGCCCGCGCGCGCCTGGCGGCCGCGTCCGACTATCCGGCTGCGGCACGGGACTACGCACTGCTGCGCACCCTGTACCACTGCGCACCTCGGGTGTCGGTCTTCTATGTAATTACGAGATGA
- a CDS encoding IS630 family transposase (programmed frameshift) has product MRYPQGGGLTPERQSFRERIRLQAAERFAAGASNAEVAKDLRVSVRSVQRWRRAWHDAGTEGLRSAGPVSRPKLSEALFTVLEQELATGPVAHGWPDQTWTLARIKTLIGRRFHKSMTLSAIAQMLHRHGFSHQVPARRAVERDEEAVAGWVKETWPQVEGPWRRSMPGCASKTKPGFSMTPPTSRTWARRGHTPLIRVRGRSQRRFSIAALACYKHGERSRLIYRPKRHVDHKRGGRRSFTWTDYRDLLIAAHQQLGAPIVLVWDNLNVHKDRRLRQFIDTRDWITCYFLPAYAPDLNPVEGIWSLLRRSSQANTAFTDPDHLMSTLRHGLRQIQYRSHLIDGCLAETGLTLTTPRRQRQ; this is encoded by the exons GTGAGATATCCGCAGGGTGGTGGGCTGACGCCTGAACGGCAGTCGTTTCGCGAGCGGATCCGGCTGCAGGCCGCGGAGCGATTCGCTGCCGGTGCCTCCAACGCCGAGGTCGCCAAGGACTTACGGGTGAGTGTGCGCTCGGTGCAGCGTTGGCGCCGGGCCTGGCACGACGCCGGCACCGAGGGGCTGCGGTCTGCCGGGCCGGTGTCACGGCCCAAGCTGAGTGAGGCCCTGTTCACCGTGCTCGAGCAGGAGCTCGCCACGGGTCCCGTCGCGCACGGATGGCCGGACCAGACATGGACCCTGGCGCGGATCAAGACGTTGATCGGGCGCAGGTTCCACAAGAGCATGACGCTGTCGGCGATCGCGCAGATGCTGCACCGGCATGGGTTCAGCCACCAGGTCCCGGCCCGCCGAGCGGTCGAGCGCGACGAGGAGGCCGTGGCGGGCTGGGTGAAGGAGACCTGGCCGCAGGTGGAAGGTCCGTGGCGGCGCTCGATGCCTGGCTGTGCTTCGAAGACGAAGC CCGGCTTCTCGATGACGCCGCCCACCAGCCGCACCTGGGCCAGGCGCGGACACACACCCCTCATCCGGGTCCGGGGACGATCCCAGCGCCGCTTCTCCATCGCCGCTCTGGCCTGCTACAAGCACGGTGAACGCTCACGGCTGATCTACCGGCCCAAGCGGCACGTCGATCACAAGCGGGGCGGCAGACGCAGCTTCACCTGGACCGACTACCGCGACCTGCTCATCGCCGCCCACCAGCAGCTCGGCGCACCCATCGTGCTCGTGTGGGACAACCTCAACGTCCACAAGGACCGCCGACTGCGGCAGTTCATCGACACCCGCGACTGGATAACCTGCTACTTCCTGCCGGCCTACGCACCCGACCTCAACCCCGTCGAGGGCATCTGGTCGCTGCTGCGACGCAGCAGCCAGGCCAACACCGCCTTCACCGACCCCGACCACCTCATGAGCACGCTCCGACACGGTCTCCGCCAGATCCAGTACCGCAGCCACCTCATCGACGGATGCCTCGCCGAAACCGGCCTCACCTTGACGACACCACGGCGACAACGTCAGTAG